The sequence ATTGTTCCCGGAGCAGCAAAGCGCTTGCGGAAAGCAAATCGAACGAGGCGCGCCATAAGCTCAGTCCAAATACTAATTCAGCGAAACTTAACTCTCTATCAGTACAATTAATATAATCCCGCAGCAATCGTACTGAATACTCAGTTCCGCTGCCGCGCGTATAGCCACTTCTTTGCCGTATTTCGCATCAAATACGCGATATTCTAATAATACTTATGCAAGCCAGCCCGCTGAACAGCCTCTAGCCGGATCGATCGCGTCCGCGCGCCGCCGCGCGGCATCCGCGCAGTTCACCTTACGCCGGAGCGATGTTTATGAATCCGCAGTATATAAAGCCCGAACTGTCTCAAGTGGCGAGTAGTTCATTAGCGACGAACCATCGAACTGACCGGTATCTCACTTGCGTTCATCGGCGACTCTATTAGCGATACTGAATTGATGAACGGGCAAATAGTCAATCGATGCTTCAGTGCAATAATTTATATTGACCCGGATATGACCGAAGCCTAATGTTGTGTTCCGCACAATCTTACTGCGCGGTCATTCAACCCTGCGCTCGTTTCACCGGAGGATACGTAATGCGAAGGCAGAAGAACTCGTCGTCATGGATCACGACGATCATGGCGGCCTTGGGGCTGTTCGCGATTGGCGCGTTCAGCACCAACGGCTACGCCCAGGTAAAACCGGGCGATTTCATCACGCCCGAAAACGCCACCAAGGTTAAGGATCTGGTCGGCCCTGGCGTTTACTACAAGGTCGAGCGCGGGATGACGATGAAGATCGTCCCGACCCAGCGCGTGGATTGGCCGCCTCCTTACAAGGACGCAACCGAAAAGTACTCCGCGCAGGTGCGGCTCTCGCAAGATAAGCGTTCGGTTGTCGGCTTTGTCGCCGGCCAGCCATTCCCGCTGATTGACGCGAACGATCCGGACGTCGCTGTCAAGATCATCTGGAACAATGTGTTCCGGCCGATCACGACCGACGATTACGATCTGCGCTATTATGACTGCGACTCCGCATATCAGAAAAAGGGACCGCAGACCGGGCAGGTCGAGTACTTCCAGATCGGACATTATGCCGGCTACGACCTGGTCGGCCGCACCGAAGTCGAGCCGATGCCGACCGATCCTGACTTCAAGCAGACCGGCCGCTATTGGCTATTCGGCCTTTATCCGATTCTTGCGCCGCAGGAAATCCGCGGCACCGGCTTCATCCGCTGGCGCTACGCCGATCCGAAGCGCGGTGACGATATCTGGAGTCTCAGCGCCGGCTCGCGCCGTATCCGCCGCGTTGACGAAGCGATCGTGAGCTCGTCCACCACCGCGGGCGGCACCTCTGCGCATGCGTGGGATCCGGATCACTATTCGGGTTTCAATCCCAAGACCGAGCAGTACTTCTACAAGTTCCTGGGCGAGAAGAACATGCTCGCGACGATTCACGCCGAGCATTCGCCCGAAGTCCGCTGCGCGACGGACGGTGGCGCCAGCGCCTGTCCCGAGGCTTGGGAAATGCGCCACATGTACGTGGTCGAAGCCAAGCCTGATCGCTCGCGCGTAAACGCGCTTGATTCACGCACGGTAATCTTCATGGATAGCGAGATGTGGTTCGAGCCGTATATCGACACCTACGATCGCTCGGGCAATCTGTTCCGCTCGCACATATACTGGCTCGCGACGCGCGACCGTCCGGTACCCGATGCAAAGGTTGCCATCTATCCGTTCAAGCGTTCGTTCGTCGTCGGCGCGCTTTCGACCGACGTGCAGAGCGGCCTTGCCACGATGTGCTACCTGCCTGGAATGGAGACGCCGGAGAAAGAGTGCTGGTACATCAACATGGGCGCGGTGGATCGATCGTTCTTCACCACCGACGCGATGTTCCGCGCGGCCTCGTTCTAATCAGCTAGCCGAAACTGCCTGCTAAACCGCACTGGCGCGATCGCAAGATCGCGCCAGTTCTTTTTTTGCCTGC is a genomic window of Candidatus Binatus sp. containing:
- a CDS encoding DUF1329 domain-containing protein, producing the protein MRRQKNSSSWITTIMAALGLFAIGAFSTNGYAQVKPGDFITPENATKVKDLVGPGVYYKVERGMTMKIVPTQRVDWPPPYKDATEKYSAQVRLSQDKRSVVGFVAGQPFPLIDANDPDVAVKIIWNNVFRPITTDDYDLRYYDCDSAYQKKGPQTGQVEYFQIGHYAGYDLVGRTEVEPMPTDPDFKQTGRYWLFGLYPILAPQEIRGTGFIRWRYADPKRGDDIWSLSAGSRRIRRVDEAIVSSSTTAGGTSAHAWDPDHYSGFNPKTEQYFYKFLGEKNMLATIHAEHSPEVRCATDGGASACPEAWEMRHMYVVEAKPDRSRVNALDSRTVIFMDSEMWFEPYIDTYDRSGNLFRSHIYWLATRDRPVPDAKVAIYPFKRSFVVGALSTDVQSGLATMCYLPGMETPEKECWYINMGAVDRSFFTTDAMFRAASF